The following proteins are co-located in the Nitrospira sp. genome:
- a CDS encoding glycosyltransferase gives MSFDGRVFGVFVKGWLDSYYCLPIAGTVAVTVFVLVVLSTWLTAKRKFILSALLFLCAQYMLWRGLYTLNTDSLAGMAVSGTVYLAEFYNLAHIGFFVYQAWDSLDRATPPMHVVPTVDLLVPIVHEPLFVLERTLVGCLEQDYPRERFQVYVLDDGHRPEVEQLARALGCQYLRRPNRGESAKAGNLNYALARSSGEYIAVFDTDHVPVRSFLKETVPFFEDPTVGFVQTAHHFYNRDIFQRNLRLQQALQDEQRLFFRVIQPGRDRHNSAFFAGSSGLFRRAALQEVGGFREETVTEDLHTSLLVHAKGYRSCYVNRVLSAGLLPETLDGYLTQRMRWATGAIQLLFRASPLTTPGLTAAQRLDYLGAVHYFLFGLPRIICLVAPLPWLYFDIAVLRADPLMLVALFFSYFLAFLLTTHAVSKGMRSAIWSDIYETMLCFAVTRAVAGTIFSPRARRPFVVTPKGEMLPRAPVLNRLILPHLILFGLLVGGVLISLMRASSWDLTSGTALSVFWAAANLLLLGAVISTAYEPPQRQQRVRVPMHLPCEVVLGHRRVMGTTSNLSELGAQLVVPEPIEAQAEGLLVRFLPPGEASVSVHGWVVRQERGNTRHCQVGMQFGALPSETRHALIKLMFSSHQAWKGSNPASGLWTSVWAVIRGIPAAYVPYTPSRRRVPRIPCRQHGRLMAGAQDVDVQLRDISYSGLSLWIPQTHLAGHNSVAVLELDAITLKIRPQRTMVQDGGRLLVCSVESVEQGESEWAELHRYWWDKLYAPTAGVSAT, from the coding sequence AGGCTGGCTGGATTCTTACTATTGTTTGCCCATTGCCGGGACGGTGGCGGTCACGGTGTTCGTGCTGGTCGTTCTCTCGACCTGGCTGACAGCAAAGCGGAAATTCATTCTCAGCGCGCTGCTGTTTCTCTGCGCCCAGTACATGCTCTGGCGCGGGCTCTATACGTTGAACACCGACAGCCTTGCCGGAATGGCGGTCAGTGGAACGGTCTATCTCGCGGAGTTCTACAACCTGGCGCATATCGGGTTTTTCGTCTATCAGGCGTGGGATTCGCTTGATCGCGCTACGCCGCCGATGCACGTTGTGCCAACTGTCGATCTGTTGGTTCCCATCGTTCATGAACCGCTGTTTGTCCTGGAACGGACGCTGGTTGGGTGCCTGGAGCAAGATTACCCGCGAGAGCGGTTCCAGGTGTATGTGCTTGACGACGGCCACCGACCGGAGGTGGAACAGCTGGCTCGTGCATTGGGCTGTCAGTATCTCCGGCGTCCGAACCGCGGAGAATCGGCGAAAGCCGGGAACTTGAATTACGCGCTTGCCCGCTCCAGCGGAGAGTACATCGCGGTGTTCGACACGGACCATGTTCCGGTTCGATCGTTTCTCAAAGAAACGGTGCCATTTTTTGAGGATCCTACGGTTGGGTTCGTCCAAACCGCGCATCACTTTTATAATCGGGATATCTTCCAGCGGAATTTGCGGCTGCAGCAGGCTCTCCAAGACGAGCAGCGGCTGTTTTTTCGGGTCATTCAGCCGGGGCGCGATCGGCACAACAGCGCATTCTTTGCCGGCAGCAGCGGTCTATTTCGACGAGCCGCCTTGCAGGAGGTTGGAGGATTCAGAGAGGAAACCGTCACGGAAGATCTGCATACCAGCCTCTTGGTCCATGCGAAGGGCTACCGGTCGTGTTATGTGAACCGGGTGCTCTCGGCCGGTCTGCTGCCTGAAACACTCGACGGCTACCTCACGCAGCGCATGCGGTGGGCAACCGGGGCGATTCAGCTGTTGTTCCGCGCCAGCCCGCTGACCACACCGGGCTTAACGGCGGCGCAACGCCTGGATTATCTGGGGGCGGTGCATTACTTCCTCTTCGGGCTTCCGCGCATCATTTGCTTGGTGGCGCCGTTGCCTTGGCTGTATTTCGATATCGCCGTGTTGCGGGCCGATCCCCTCATGCTCGTGGCCTTGTTCTTTTCCTATTTCCTCGCCTTTCTCCTGACGACCCATGCAGTGAGCAAGGGGATGCGAAGCGCTATTTGGTCCGACATCTATGAAACGATGCTGTGTTTTGCGGTAACCCGGGCGGTTGCCGGCACGATATTCTCGCCGAGGGCACGGCGTCCGTTCGTGGTGACGCCCAAAGGGGAAATGCTGCCGCGCGCCCCGGTGCTGAATCGGCTGATCCTGCCGCATCTTATTCTCTTTGGACTGTTGGTTGGCGGGGTCTTGATCAGCCTGATGCGGGCCTCTTCATGGGATTTGACGTCGGGTACGGCGCTCAGCGTGTTCTGGGCGGCGGCCAATCTTCTCCTGCTCGGCGCGGTTATTTCGACGGCCTATGAACCCCCGCAGCGGCAGCAACGCGTGCGTGTGCCGATGCATCTTCCCTGCGAGGTGGTGCTCGGTCACCGCCGTGTGATGGGAACTACGAGCAATCTGAGCGAGCTTGGCGCCCAGCTGGTTGTGCCGGAACCCATCGAGGCCCAGGCCGAAGGCCTGCTCGTGCGGTTTTTGCCGCCTGGTGAGGCCTCGGTTTCCGTGCATGGATGGGTTGTTCGCCAAGAGCGAGGCAACACCCGGCACTGCCAGGTCGGGATGCAGTTCGGCGCGCTGCCATCCGAGACCCGCCACGCCCTTATTAAACTCATGTTTTCCTCCCATCAGGCCTGGAAGGGTTCCAATCCTGCCTCAGGATTATGGACGAGTGTGTGGGCCGTTATTCGGGGGATCCCGGCGGCCTACGTGCCATATACACCAAGCCGGAGACGGGTTCCCCGGATTCCCTGCCGGCAGCACGGGCGGTTGATGGCCGGCGCACAGGACGTAGATGTGCAATTGCGAGACATTTCCTACTCGGGATTATCATTGTGGATCCCCCAGACCCACTTGGCCGGGCACAATAGTGTGGCCGTTTTGGAACTCGATGCGATCACGCTGAAAATACGCCCGCAGCGGACGATGGTGCAGGATGGCGGCCGGTTGCTTGTGTGTTCCGTCGAAAGTGTGGAGCAGGGGGAATCGGAGTGGGCCGAGTTACATCGATACTGGTGGGACAAGCTCTACGCTCCTACCGCAGGCGTAAGCGCAACATAG